The following nucleotide sequence is from Quercus lobata isolate SW786 unplaced genomic scaffold, ValleyOak3.0 Primary Assembly Scq3eQI_53, whole genome shotgun sequence.
tggagttttcttttttctttatactctGGCCCCTACTAGGTTGAAATCCTTAGTTCGTTCTTATTGGtacgtgatttttttttttttttttttcattatagtgatttttttttttcattatacatCAAgcataattgtgaaaaaatttataaaaaattgttgtgactAGATAGAATTATTATTGCATAAAATATCCGTCATATCAAAAATCTTCCACAAGACAATTTGCTTGACTTTAACGACTTCATTATCCAGTAAAATTTCCTTGAGGGTGTGGAACACATGTTTAAGTAGTGAGCCTTTTCTGCCGAAGACCAAATTTCTTCTTTGTGTCCGGGTATTCTTTTCTTCGTTTATGATCTTATCTTTGTAGCTTTTTTTGTACTGAcaataaaagaaaccaaaaacataaacatttgGAGTGCATTATCACTTTTCCAATCATTTTGGCTTCTTCCTCAAGACTTCTCAAGTCTTCACTCTTCCCTGCCCCacttctcttatttttcttattcctttttttaatctttgttttctCTGCCACAGTTGTccgtttctttcttttattctttttaaaaaatttataagcaataacaataataataataataataataataataataataataataatagataattatttttaataattttttatattttctatgaaagtggtataaaatattttctaaaatagtttattcaCAAATGACCTAAGAGCATCTATTAACCACGAATCCTCTTAATCCCAATTTATTTTGGTGTGTTTTGGTCAATTTCAACTTGTATTGGAATTTCACATGTAACGACAGATATGATCTTGTTCATTCTCTATATGTGACAGAGAGgaatttataggaaaaaaattgatagattATCGATGgtagataaaaaagtaatattagtaATAAGTCTAAATAAGAACTAATAAAACCTTACCTACTCAATTtttctaaggttttttttttttttttttttgggcgttTGTAACTTAGCTTGTGTGTACAAACGAAGccaaacttaaaattttcatcataaaagatgagttttattttttatatttaaggaAATGAGTAGTCCCccttttttctattgttttcttaatttctcttctctcattcttttttgttgtatttgatattgtatgaaataatttattattaaaattttaatttatataatataaaattgataaaattgtcacatatttgaatatattgtattataaatatttataaaaaaaataaaattgtggtAATTCCTATGGGTAATTTTCTTTGTAATCAGAacattattgaattttttttttttttttttttgtgagaatcaACATTATTGAATACTTGGTAAATATTAAgaaaggaacaagtgaggactacaaaataattttccGCCTACCAGACTCTCAGTTATCAGTTATCACATCGTTACTCACGCGGAAAGAATAGTCTCGAcatcatattataaataaatcaacTTGTCCACTTGAACCAATTATATCAATTATCACCTTCTTttgtaataactttttaattattttcttttgaaaatcaCTCACGCTGGTTCTCCCTCTCTGCTACAATGGGCAATACGAATCTTTGCACCACAGTCCTACCATGTTTAACTTTCACTACTCTTTACCTCGCCTTCTTGCTGCTCCACCTGTCCAACACATTAGCCATTAACTCTCCGTCTCCTTACAAACCAGTCGATAATATTATCCTTAACTGTGGCTCCTCTGACAATTCGACTGCATTAGATGGTCGGACCTGGACTGGAGATGACAATTCAAAATTCTTCCCTCAAGAACTATCACAAAACCAGGCCTCTCTAGCCACAAACTCACTTAAGCAATCCTCATCTGCTTCGCAAGTACCCTATACCACTGCCCGCTTGTCTGTCTCCCCATTCACTTACATATACCCACTCACTACCGGCCAAAAATTCGTTCGACTATACTTCTACCCAGCTACGTACAGCAATTTCGACCGCTCTAATGCCCTCTTCTCTGTCAAAGCTGGAACTTTTACCCTTCTTCGAGACTTCAATGCTTCACTTACAGCAGATGCCGATGGTGATCCGGATGATACAATATTTAGAGAGTTCTGTATTGACATCGTGGAAGATTTGAGGCTGAACATAACCTTCATTCCAAGGGATTCCAATTCATTTGCTTTTATCAACGGAATTGAAATTTTGTCCATGCCTTCTTATCTCTATTACACTCCGTCTGATGATAAGAGATTCCCTTTAATCGGCGAGGAGTACATGTTCAGCATTGATAACGGAACTGCTCTGGAGACGGTATACAGAATAAATGTTGGAGGGAACTACATCTCACCCACTGAAGACACTGGAATGTTCCGGAGCTGGGGTCAGGACGAAAAGTACTTGACAGAGGATTTAAGTTCTGTTCTACCTGTTAACACAACTATTGAACTGCTATTTACCAAAATACCAGCCTACACTGCACCAGAAAATGTATACTGGACTGCCCGGACTATGGGGATGTACGAAGCAATCAATAAGATTTACAATTTCACTTGGGAATTTCCAGTAGATTCTGGGTTTGAATATCTTATTAGGCTGCATTTCTGCGAGTTTCAACCAGAAATTACTTTTTCTCACAACCgagtgtttcttattttcatagCAAATCAAACTGCGGAGACTGCAGCCAATGTGTGGAAATGGGCAGGAGGTAGCAAAGGTGTTCCCATATACAGAGACTACGCTGTGTCAATATTTGGCGAAGAAAACCAGAAGAAAATGAACCTTTCTATCGCCCTACAAGCGAACCCCAATGACTATGTCACTTATTTCAATGATGCAATCTTGAACGGTATCGAAATCTTCAAAGTAAGCGACGTCAGTGGCAATCTTGCCGGACCCAACCCCGAACCAGTTCCATTGACCCCTCTAAAGTCTGTGCAACTGATACAATCAACAGAGTCGAAGAAGAATAATAGAACAATAATAATTGCCGTTGGTGGTGGAGTTTCTGGCTTTACTATACTCCTGATTCTCGTAGTCTTGATTTTCCGACTAGCCGAAAGAGTCAAGGATTCCGACAACTCAACAAAGGCAAGCGGGTCAACTCTACCTTGTAGTTTGTGTCGCTACTTCTCACTCGCTGAGATTATAGCAGCTACCAACAATTTTGACAAAGTACTCATTATTGGTGCTGGAGGGTTCGGTGACGTGTACAAAGGATACATTAATGGTAGTGCGGCTACCCCAGTTGCGATCAAACGATTAAAATCCGGTTCTCAACAAGGAGCTCAGGAGTTCAAAACAGAGATTGCGATGTTGTCTCAACTCCGCCACCGCCATCTTGTTTCTTTGATTGGATACTGTGAGGATGGAAACGAGATGGTACTCGTGTATGATTACATGGCTCATGGGACCCTTCGTGACCATCTCTATAACACCAAGTGTCAGCCACTTTCTTGGAAGCAACGACTCCAAATCTGTATTGGTGCAGCACATGGGTTGAACTACCTTCATACAGGTGCGACACATACAATCATTCATCGTGATATGAAGAGTACAAATATCTTATTAGATGAGCAATGGTTGGCCAAGGTGTCTGATTTCGGGTTGTCAAAATTTGGTCCCATTATGTCCAAGTCCCATGTTAGCACAGTGGTTAAGGGTACATTTGGATATTTGGATCCGGAATATTATCGCTTTCAACAACTTACTGAGAAGTCTGATGTGTACTCCTATGGTGTAGTATTGTGTGAAGTGTTGTGTGGAAAGCCACCAATCATACGTACGGATGAGGAGAATCCAATGGGTCTAGCAGCATTGTTCCTACAGTGCTATCGCAATGGAAAGCTTGATCAAATTGTTGATCCATCTTTGAAGGGGGAAATTGAACCTGAATGTTTGAAGAAATTTGGTGAGATTGTAGAGAATTGTTTGCTTGACAATGGAACCAAACGACCATCAATGAATGATGTGGTTGGGGGGCTTGAGTTAGTATTGGAGTTGCAAGAGAGTGCAGAAAAAGATGTCAAGCTTGATTTGGCAGAAGAAATTGAcatgaatgatgatgatgagctTGCTTTGATCCCTATGTCAGATGTCAATGAAAGTGATGACATGATTTTTAGTAGTAGTGGAAAACTCTCAAGTACTAATAGCAATTGTCAAGTGACCGTAGTATGCCGAGGAAGTTTTGCTAGAAAGGATTCTGATGGATTGATATCCTCCAAGGTAATGTTGTCTGAGATTATGGATCCTAAAGCTCCATAAACAAAGGTGGGGAAAAAAAGTTGCTAGTTGAATTTTCAATATGGCTGATTGTAACTGCCAAAGTCCTTACTTAATTTCCTCCTTGAATTATGAAACTTCGAATCTGTCGAACATTCCCTAATTTGCTATTGATCCTTAGTCTTTTAAGTTCAAATGATAAGCACTCTGAACAAAATACTCACCCGAATTTTTGTGGCAATCCAAATATGACACATGCCCCACCTTTTTGTGGCAATGCCTCTACGGGGATTCCATGGGTTTTTGCATCGTCCGGTGAGGTGATCTGCAAATAAGCTTTTCCCGGTCTTTTGTAATGTTTAGTTGCTGTTTATGTTTTGGATGTAGTGGAAGACTTGTTCTGTTTTTGCATTTTGTAATAGTTTCTGTTTAGTCCAGTGTTGTCTTCAGGGTCTTGCGACTCTGGTTTAGTTTGTTTGAACTCTGTTTTTCTGTGTCTGTACGTTTCCgttcattaataaaattctgCTGTTAtgtgaaagaaaatatatatctGGAACATCAAATTGTGACAGTGGGATCTGCAATATTTTAGCAACATAATCAGGCATAAAAGTATGATATAAAAGCTCCAAATTCCACCAATGGGTATCCCTATCAATTAGATCGTAGCCACCTTCATATCTGGATTAATTACTTAACAGGCAAAACAATCTTGTGACAACTGATAAGGAGCAAAATGGAGCCAAGGATCTTGAATTCTTGATAATCTCAAACAGATTCTCcatttccaatttttcagcgCAGACTCTGTTTTAACAATTAAGTTCTCTCCTCACCTGCTAGAACACTGTGCCGAGTGTAAGATGGAGAATGACCCAACGTAGCATGCATAAACAGAGCATTTACGATAACACTTGGCCTTCTAAATTCTTTCCAAAATCAAGTTGGGAACATTTAATACTCTCcaacacttcaaaaaaaaattaaaaattagaaattaaaaaaaagggggcttttttcttttagaaggTAACACCCTCTAACCTTACTTAGAACATCTCCAATGGTCTATGTAaactcaaaattctctctgtaATAGAGactgaaacccaaaaaagcTCTCCAATGGACTCTattcctagattttttttttttttggctcatgaacagtagctcatcaagtctgatgagctactgttcacttttcaaatgttttttttcttattatcatAATTaggtgttgaataaaaaaatattggaagatgtgtaattgttaaaaaaagaataaataatgaatgaagaaataatatttaaatgagatagagaatctgttggaagtgtatttgaaaaagtgagtagctaaaaggtaaaagtcactgttcattctccaaataGTACAAAATTTTAGAGATTCTTCTAGAGATGCTCTTAGCCAACATAGTCAAGTTAAAAGATTCAAGTTCTTTGTGAACCCAAGATACACAGCTTACTCCACTTTGTCCCCATTAGTATGAATTCACCATCTTTGCAATCTCATGACATAAGTTATGTGGCAATTTAAAATAGCCTATCACATAGGATGGGATTGCTTGAATCACATAGTGAAGGATTCTAATTTAATTAgtgtaaaattttttgacaaGTTCATAAAAAGAAATCGATAAGTGTAATAATGCTAAATTGCTCTTTTAAGTTTATAACTAAAATTTCCTcttaaaaaaagttgttaactaaaaaaacaaaaaccttactctctctctctctctatcttttttttttttttaatagaaaataaatgtaaCCAAAAGATAAGCCTATTTcataatttgtattgatgaattttttttaatagtgataattgtttaagtttatttgaaagaagttgtattattttaaattttgaatttgatagtAGAAAAAGTAGATGAGTGGGATAAGGATTGTTAATGGGCCGGCCTCCcatttttacttggcccatgggcACAACGGGTTAGGCATAGCAGGTCGTTAACTAGACAGTTAAAGGGTCGAGTCAGGctaggccaaaaaagaaaatccaaacccatGATCCTGCTCGTAGGCAATGCTTATTTTGTCTTTAGTAGGCAGGGGTATCGGGTTGGGCCTAATGGGATGCCCATAGGCTTGTATTagcatcttattttattattttttataagtaaagaatcaattttttataagggacgaatcaatctagtttttataaggaaaaaaatcaaagaatttgaaactaatttaatttttttttacagtcaaatatatttaattttttattttgttgatggaaacctttttttttaattattttttttaaggctttatatggtttttaaatttttttttaataaaaaaaatccattggCTAATTCAAAGTTGCTAGACtactataaaatatatatatttattaaactaaGTTTAACAAAATCACTTTAAGTATCTTAGTGGTTATGAGTGTTCTCTTAAAAAATTCCTCTATAATGTTACAATTACCATGTAAAACATATTACAATAAATCAAACTTTCTTTATGAGTTTGCACATTACAACTAACAAGTAATTACCATGTGAGTTTCAATTAggtcaactggtaaagtctctaatggttgaataagatatCTGGGGTTCAATTCCTGCCTACACCAAACAATGATTGGCgccatagattgaaactttctaaaaaaaaacaagtaattaccaatttaattatttaacaaaaaaaaaacaaccaatgttaattaattaaaattataagtaTTTCTACTAGTTTATGTAGGAAGTTCACAACATGGGGTTGCTAGATGCATAACAAAACCTAgggtaacccaaaaaaaaccgCTATTTGTCATTTGGAGCAACACAATCACACATAGAACAATTTCTTCTATCTTTTTGAAACAGGACTTGAAAACTACAAAATGCCCATATGATTCACTACACATATCATTAATAAAAGCCTAGTTTTTAGCTCATAATTGTAATCTTGTGTTTTCATTattgagaatactaagtattttaacacacacacggaAAGAGACGAGAAGGTCTTAAAAAACTGATAGTAGTGTATATTTAAAAGAGCCTCTGTGTTTTCAGAGGTTGTAATGCATTGTAATGCCccaagcttaaaaaaaaataggatcAGATTTTTTGGATCCCACATGCCGCGCCTACCCCATTCACTACTACCACACATTACACTCCTTTATCTCCCTCTTTGGCCAGTCAACTTCCATTTCACACAAACACAACacacttctttctttctccctcaCACTCTCCCATCTACTCCTCAACACCACCTCTACCATCTTTTCTAACGAGGCTTACCGGAAAACTCCTTAGGAATCTCTAAggcatctttttcttttatttaaggTAAAAGCTCCtaatctttttggtgggtttttatACTTTTGCAAGAGATTCTCTTTATCTAAGCTTTTGGATTGATAATCTTGTGTTTATGTATATAGGTTTTGATTTGGTGGACTTATTTGATAAATGGGTTTATGGTTTTACAAATGGTGGCTATCTAAGGTTTACTTATGGTGGAAATTTAGGGGTTTGGGTTTTATCATGTGATAGTCTGTAAATCTAATTTTCCATTACTATTGAGTTTATTTGGAGCTAGATGAAGATTTAAAATTCTTGTCTTGGTAgatattatgattttgtttcATGGGTCTCTCTTGATGATGATGTCTAAATCTTATGGAAGTTACTAataaattgttaagattttaATATTAGGGAGATGATCTtgaatcatttaattttataaattgggGTATATgccttgtaaaaaaaattgttgagaaactttggaagtgtAAACCATTActtgtgaggttaaatacttAGGTTTGCCTAATTAATATCTTATTTAGTGATCTCTAATTCGTAGTTAGATGCAATGTCAAGCTTTATGCTTATCGTTATAGGCTTGCTTGGTATTGTTTAgattctagctaatctcctttgGAGCTTGGAGTATTAGGCTTTTGTGGGTTAAGGTAAGTAGCcttttaatgagatttttgaaaaataatcacaTGACATGAAacgttgtttttgggttaaacacattttggaaaattatttgtgaaattatgtttttctaAAAAGTGTTGTATTGTGACCCCATTATATATGGTTATATATGAAAAGTGTATCATGTTTAATATTGCatatggggaaatgcatgaatattgGGCATGGAAAAGAAAAGCATCTTTGAACACCTTTGATAACGGATTTCATAATTTGTGGTATTATTTGAAAATACTAAAGATGTTTTGTCTTAACTtgtattatttgggaaattgatagaaaaccTTATTGCAAGGAATGATTTTAAGGACCTTGAGAATTTTATGGATATCTTGGTTATTGGACAattttatgaaactacttgTAAAGTAAACTGtgtattttgaatatatttaatttgtaaacTTCTGATGTGATTTTACATTGTACCATGATATTGGTGATTACgtctttgtgacaatgtttgtgtGACATGTGACTACCTTGTCTTTGTGACGATGAGTCAGGTTAGTGTCTCTCACTTTGCATGACCCAAGTAAATCCTTGAATGTGTGGGTGAGGTTGTTGCCCATATGGCCAAAAGATCACATGCAAAAGGGGTATTGTATAGTGCGTTCTCCCCTGTTCCCCATGAGAGGGAGAGGTAAATCCTTGAGGGTGTGGATGAGGCTAGGCAGGGTTGATAGACCACATGCGAAAGAGGTACTATATGGCAAGTTCTCCCCTGCTGGCAATGGGGGGAAGAGGTAAATCCTTGAGGGTGTGGATGAGGTTGCTACCCATGGGGCCAATAGACCACATGCCAAAAGAGGTATATATCGTGCTAGTGGTTTGTGAGTTCTGACTTGTCTCTATGGTGGTATAATGTCTTTGTGACATTTCTGTCTTTATGGTGGCTTTTCATATGGCTTGGGTTGgctttttaggtttttggaaCAATGTGGTTATGCACACACTAAATATATTATGTGGTTTCATgatgatcctttttttttttttttaactttgggTGGCATTATATAATCATTCTCATCATGTTATTATAATGATCTTGTAGTATTCAATTAGAAATTCCTAAAATATAACATGCTTTGTAAACTATTTATCATCATGAAACTTGTATTTCCCCTCACCCCATTAATTATTCTAGGggaattacactttaccaccttAAACTATATCCTAGATTACATTTTGTaccataaactttttgaatgcaAGTTTTGCTCCCTAAACTATGACTCTTGTTATACTTTGCACTCTAACATTAAGTTTTCCGTTAATTTGGATGGAAATCCAAAGTTTAGGGTGTAAAGTGTAATCTAGAGTATAGTCTAGGATGGTAAAGTGTAATTCCCccaattatgctacttactgggctctGTCTCATCCCATTCTTTCACAAACTTTTTCAGAGTAGGCAACGATTATTATGAGACAGGTTTTTGTGGCTAGCAATAGTTAGACTTACTATTGATGGAGGTTCGATTTTTGTGATGGTGACCTTTAGATGATGTACATCCTAGAGTAGGCTTAAGTCATTCTTTTGTATCTAATAGTGGTTATGACTTTTATTTCCATTGATGagacaaattattgatgtgtaattatatttattcaaACATCCATTCTTTTGTGGCTAATGGTCCTTGTAATTATTGCATAGAACCCTGACTTACTTTGAGAGTaactttaatgaaattattattaaaattcttGATGTTGGTACTTGGTATGAATTGTttggattgaattgtcaaaaaggaaaaatatacaGGTATCTTTAGGATGtattttctcatgctttggaccttTTTGGGTTTCGGGCGTGACATGCATGGACTCAAGTGTGATTAATTTCACATGTTAGCctaatagtttattaacaagtTTCAATTAACTAAACTGGTAAAATCTATTGtcgtcaaataagagatttggggatTTGAACCTAGCACACCATAAAACGACAAGTgtctaaacctaaaataaagaGTAATCATCATAAAATGGATGTTATATGTTGAAATTCTATTGTATCCATAAAAAAGTCTTTTTAATTCTATCTATAAGTGGGGATAGCATTTTAAATACATGTCTCTCCCCATTACAAAAAAttggacctatagtggcgttttcaaTAAACGCTACTATAGGCAAATCTATAGTTGCGTTTGGAAAGTCCTGTagtgaattttaaaaaagggTCTATAACAGCATTTGTAAGAccaagacctatagtggcatttgacaaatgccactataggcccTTGTAAGAgtaggacctatagtggcgtttgtcaaacgccactataggcatTTGTAACAGTAGGACTTATAGTGGCATTTGTTATAGTGGCATTTGACAAATGCCActatagacttttttttttctgcagtTGGGTAgtgcctatagtggcgtttgtcaaACACCACAacagacactttttttttttttttttttggtttggttttttttaataagagctacagaagaagaagacctatagtggtgtttgtcaaaacgccactataggtctcgGTCTTACAagggcctatagtggcgtttcgcAAATGCTGtgaaagctcaaaaatgtgTTGAAAGCACGAGAGCTGTTTAGCCCTCAAATTAAAGTTaaggctcgattgattttacactaacttgttactaagtgcggaatattgtaaatgcgagcggataaacaaacaagctactctaacacatattcatataatcacagttgtaaaataaaatgtaaaagagtagggaagaagaatgcaaacatagataacacgccgatgtgttatcaaagaggaaaccgaagaactcgacgaaaaacctctccgctacCTTCTAagtggtaatcgatccactaaacaattagttgggatacatgagttagcaagagaccctccaagcctaatttacgcgctatacctaagccctccaagctcttactccaataaggcttctcagaaccgtatcttgtctagctctccggatctcACAACAAGATCCATGTCGcctctgccatccttggcttcttccaatgcttcccagcagcaccaaaacctcacttgacactctgaaagagtgtggtaagtgtttgggccaataacctctcaatggtatggaaatagagaggtaggagttgaggaaatccacaaggttttgtgtagagatatatgggtatcataatctctaactctcaaggtgtttggctagggttttctctcggAAGCACTCCTTAACATTTGTAGGTAATGAGAGTATaaatagtgtgggtacagaaagtgtgtgtCAGATAGTACaatctggcaaaacagaatgttttgtGGGTGTctcgtgggaaggccttacccgcaagCTACTCGtgaaacacagctgtctccatctatattgactctttgcattccagtcatgtaCAAGACACATGCTTCATTTTTCGAGATGCTTAGTCGTAAGCTACCCGCAAGAAATATTCTGGCTTTAATTACTTGAGTTTTcatactttctctctctctatcacacaacccttacaatcaactcccgcaataaatacagggtgcaaaagattaaataaacttacaatcaaatttagcacaggataaaagccaacaaaatacatatttgtaaatcataactttacaatctccccctttggctatttcgtgacaaaagCCCTAAAACAGGTTCTAGACTTAAacatgagtttgggaacaatggcaatattcactcacacctaatttagaaactgtgaagcacttgcacgtTTATACCTATAacttgaaacacttgcacaaaaaaaaaaaaaatttcattaagcttatgacaagttgaatacaagGAATGAACATGAGCAAGCATAGTGTGATCAAGTATGAAAACATCAGATATCATGTAAACAAagacttgatcaaacaagttcagtcattaaagaatgactacaacGAACATTTAGCAAGTAAGTGTTCATCAGGACATGCAAACAAAAAGTAATCACTTATGAtcacttgtatgcccaacacacGACCAAGCAAAATATGagaagtatatgcatctaggaacaagatcctactagggcacaagtGCATGATGTGATGAGAGCAACAAAGCATAGATgatactaaacataactcaaagcaccataaagcaaagagaaaacaagcataaagtacaaggttttctcataaaagaatgtcttctccccctttgtatatgcatctcccctatgacTTTCTTCCCCTACGAATGTGCACAAGTAGAATTACTCCCCCTAAGAGTGTGTACAtaagtcatatagaaatgatgATACAAACCTGTATACTCTCtggtatactctccccctttttgtcatgaatagacaaaacaatcaagaggaaggaggaaaagaaaagaatatatgaGCAAAggtatgatgcatgaggggtgcaaaaatcaatgagaaaatgaagctcaaatgaaaaacaaagacaaCTTAAAACATGcaacaaagcataaagtatGCATGACATTCTAAGGATGATGGAACATGATGTAAACCTAGGCATGACATAGACACGAGAACATGTTATAAGagctaaaaggtctaaaaagacATAACTAGCATGAGTGAATGCAAAATATGTCAAGTGTTGGAGTGTGTGCAGCAAGgtgcatctagtgtgcatgtgagatgcatgaccaatgcataaATAAGCACTCACGAGGCAAACTATATAAAACATACAACCAATgattaaaacatgataaacatgaaaaattatggttatccccaaagtttggtactcatcggagtccaaaacaacaacaaaatgccatttttgcattttatcaaacacgtagagtgcacacactacacatgtatgttaaacaatgcatgaatatatgaaaatcttgcctaaatacatgttatttttgccacaaggagccaacaaccaaagaaaatcatcATATAAAACTGAGCCCAAtcaaaaagattgacaaaaaataagtttttc
It contains:
- the LOC115972821 gene encoding receptor-like protein kinase FERONIA, with translation MGNTNLCTTVLPCLTFTTLYLAFLLLHLSNTLAINSPSPYKPVDNIILNCGSSDNSTALDGRTWTGDDNSKFFPQELSQNQASLATNSLKQSSSASQVPYTTARLSVSPFTYIYPLTTGQKFVRLYFYPATYSNFDRSNALFSVKAGTFTLLRDFNASLTADADGDPDDTIFREFCIDIVEDLRLNITFIPRDSNSFAFINGIEILSMPSYLYYTPSDDKRFPLIGEEYMFSIDNGTALETVYRINVGGNYISPTEDTGMFRSWGQDEKYLTEDLSSVLPVNTTIELLFTKIPAYTAPENVYWTARTMGMYEAINKIYNFTWEFPVDSGFEYLIRLHFCEFQPEITFSHNRVFLIFIANQTAETAANVWKWAGGSKGVPIYRDYAVSIFGEENQKKMNLSIALQANPNDYVTYFNDAILNGIEIFKVSDVSGNLAGPNPEPVPLTPLKSVQLIQSTESKKNNRTIIIAVGGGVSGFTILLILVVLIFRLAERVKDSDNSTKASGSTLPCSLCRYFSLAEIIAATNNFDKVLIIGAGGFGDVYKGYINGSAATPVAIKRLKSGSQQGAQEFKTEIAMLSQLRHRHLVSLIGYCEDGNEMVLVYDYMAHGTLRDHLYNTKCQPLSWKQRLQICIGAAHGLNYLHTGATHTIIHRDMKSTNILLDEQWLAKVSDFGLSKFGPIMSKSHVSTVVKGTFGYLDPEYYRFQQLTEKSDVYSYGVVLCEVLCGKPPIIRTDEENPMGLAALFLQCYRNGKLDQIVDPSLKGEIEPECLKKFGEIVENCLLDNGTKRPSMNDVVGGLELVLELQESAEKDVKLDLAEEIDMNDDDELALIPMSDVNESDDMIFSSSGKLSSTNSNCQVTVVCRGSFARKDSDGLISSKVMLSEIMDPKAP